In Aspergillus nidulans FGSC A4 chromosome IV, a single window of DNA contains:
- a CDS encoding protein stcT (transcript_id=CADANIAT00000948): MPFGTLYTRPFNPRSLAILAIAKANNLPLKIKTITSFKDATEEYLQLNPLGKIPTFVGADGYVLTESIAIALYDSNTTLLGTTGQEYASIIRWMAFGITEILPALGGWFNPLIGRANFNADNIYQSKDDTLARLKILDNHLCGREYLVGETLSLADLFVLGIVQGAFRFFLDKRWRDEHRNLSTWFERVHALPIVVDVAGPPVLAEYEMPIQPPK, translated from the exons ATGCCGTTCGGCACTCTGTACACTCGCCCGTTCAACCCGCGGTCGCTGGCGATTCTTGCGATTGCAAAAGCGAACAATTTGCCTCTGAAAATCAAGACCATCACTTCATTCAAAGATGCTACCGAAGAgtatctccagctcaaccctCTAGGCAAGATTCCTACGTTTGTGGGGGCCGACGGCTACGTATTGACGGAATCTATTGCTATTGCTCTCTATG ATTCAAATACGACTTTACTTGGGACTACCGGACAAGAATATGCCTCCATCATTCGCTGGATGGCCTTCGGGATCACCGAAATCCTCCCAGCGTTAGGGGGCTGGTTCAACCCGCTCATCGGACGAGCCAACTTCAATGCTGACAACATATATCAAAGCAAAGATGACACTTTAGCACGGCTAAAGATTCTTGACAACCATCTTTGTGGGCGAGAGTACTTGGTCGGGGAAACCCTCAGCCTAGCTGATCTGTTTGTGCTCGGGATTGTGCAGGGCGCATTCCGGTTTTTCCTTGATAAACGCTGGAGGGATGAGCACCGCAACCTATCTACCTGGTTTGAGCGTGTGCATGCTTTGCCtattgttgttgatgttgctgggccTCCGGTGCTGGCAGAGTATGAAATGCCGATTCAGCCGCCTAAGTGA
- a CDS encoding sterigmatocystin biosynthesis P450 monooxygenase stcS (transcript_id=CADANIAT00000949) — protein MPSFSLLTGHFGALKQTIDGMPPNATLHSIMLKLSQKFRSGMFYINMWPFSGTWLVVATPSGAAQIQSLNLSKPNILRRPLETITGGPSLMSMHGETWKRWRALFNPGFNPNYLIGLAPLIADEVVVFCEQLRQKARTGTVFQLEPLTLRLTVDTICSVTLDSQLHHQTQDHPLASALQRQIEWASFGTTFNPFKRYLTVRPLVMWYNNRLMNRFIDQEVDRAYREQSGRQSKSVISLALRDYMKEKDGSLEDFKRRVAPQLRVFLFAGRDTTSSTLLYAFYLLSRHPEALAKVRLEHDQVFGPYHQQVHEKIHQDAKLLNQLPYTTAVLKETLRLFPPSASMREGRPGVEITDDNGQVYPTAGCNVWTLTVALHHNSAHWAEAESFIPERWLVGSDHPLYPAKGAWRAFEFGPRSCIGQTLAMLELRVALAMTLREFDIAPAYDKWDHIYPNDAVKEFNGHRAYQAEKGGGGAHPADGMPCLVTFRV, from the exons ATGCCTTCTTTCAGCCTGCTGACCGGCCACTTTGGTGCCCTCAAACAAACCATCGATGGCATGCCGCCCAACGCAACCCTGCATAGCATTATGCTGAAATTGTCGCAAAAGTTCCGCTCAGGGATGTTCTACATCAACATGTGGCCATTCAGCGGTACATGGCTAGTGGTCGCAACACCGTCTGGCGCGGCCCAGATCCAGAGTCTGAATCTTTCGAAGCCGAACATCCTGCGAAGACCGCTGGAGACTATCACCGGGGGCCCAAGCTTGATGAGTATGCATGGTGAAACATGGAAACGGTGGAGGGCACTGTTTAATCCAGGCTTTAACCCCAACTACTTGATTGGGCTGGCGCCGCTGATCGCCGATGAGGTCGTTGTTTTTTGCGAGCAGCTACGGCAGAAGGCCAGAACAGGAACAGTTTTCCAGCTTGAACCGCTCACTCTGAGGTTGACAGTTGATACGATTTGCTCTGTGACGTT AGATTCACAGCTCCACCACCAAACTCAGGACCACCCCCTTGCCTCAGCGCTGCAACGGCAGATCGAATGGGCCTCGTTTGGAACTACCTTCAACCCCTTTAAGCGGTACCTGACCGTGCGGCCTCTGGTGATGTGGTACAATAACCGCCTTATGAACCGCTTCATCGACCAAGAGGTTGACCGAGCGTACCGGGAGCAGTCTGGCCGTCAGTCGAAATCCGTGATCTCCCTCGCCCTCAGAGATTacatgaaagagaaagatggaAGTCTGGAAGACTTCAAACGACGTGTTGCGCCACAGTTACGGGTCTTTCTCTTCGCAGGTAGAGATACAACGAGCAGTACACTGCTCTATGCATTCTACCTGCTTTCCCGACATCCAGAGGCCCTAGCTAAGGTGCGCTTAGAGCACGACCAGGTCTTCGGCCCatatcatcaacaagtacaCGAGAAAATCCACCAAGATGCGAAACTCCTCAACCAACTCCCCTACACAACAGCTGTCCTTAAAGAGACTCTGAGGCTCTTCCCTCCGTCTGCCTCCATGCGTGAAGGCCGTCCCGGCGTTGAAATCACCGACGACAACGGCCAAGTATATCCCACTGCAGGGTGCAACGTCTGGACGCTCACCGTGGCACTGCACCACAACAGTGCGCACTGGGCTGAAGCCGAGTCATTTATCCCCGAACGGTGGCTCGTGGGATCTGACCATCCGCTGTACCCAGCCAAAGGCGCATGGAGGGCCTTCGAGTTCGGCCCGCGGAGTTGTATCGGGCAGACGCTGGCAATGTTGGAGCTGCGGGTTGCACTAGCGATGACGCTCCGCGAGTTTGATATTGCACCGGCGTATGATAAGTGGGATCACATTTATCCAAATGACGCCGTCAAGGAGTTCAATGGGCATCGGGCATATCAGGCAGAAAAGGGGGGAGGGGGTGCGCATCCGGCAGATGGGATGCCCTGTCTGGTTACATTTCGGGTGTAA